The following coding sequences lie in one Spirosoma sp. KUDC1026 genomic window:
- the arfB gene encoding alternative ribosome rescue aminoacyl-tRNA hydrolase ArfB has product MDSRQLLPEVRYQFARSGGAGGQHVNKVATKAELRFDVRNSALLTDEEKGILEAKLAAKLTTEGELVLTHQTERTQLANKEKVTAKFLRLVQKAFTPAKTRRATKPSKAAVAERITEKKRKGDVKANRRKVDY; this is encoded by the coding sequence ATGGATTCACGTCAGTTACTTCCTGAAGTCAGGTACCAGTTTGCCCGGAGTGGGGGCGCTGGCGGCCAGCATGTTAATAAGGTAGCTACGAAAGCGGAACTGCGGTTTGACGTGCGAAATTCGGCCTTGCTGACCGATGAGGAAAAGGGAATCCTGGAAGCTAAACTCGCTGCGAAGCTAACAACCGAGGGCGAGCTGGTGCTGACCCACCAGACTGAACGAACGCAGTTGGCCAACAAAGAAAAAGTGACGGCTAAGTTTCTGCGGCTTGTGCAGAAAGCATTTACGCCCGCCAAGACCCGTCGGGCCACGAAGCCGTCCAAAGCGGCCGTTGCCGAACGAATTACCGAGAAAAAGCGGAAGGGCGACGTTAAAGCCAATCGCCGGAAGGTTGACTATTGA
- a CDS encoding glycerophosphodiester phosphodiesterase family protein, which translates to MIKTIGLVSLLLSSQLVLAQNKLDRQGHRGTRGLMPENTIQAMKKAMDIGVETLELDVIISKDRQVVVSHDPYMSADITTKPDGTPVTADEQKSINLYQLTYDQIKKYDVGSKKHPQFPEQKNFRAYKPLLTELIDSVEAYAKAKKLPQPRYNIEIKMSPATDNVYNPEPAEFVKLVMPICQQKLGTRYNIQSFDARPLQLIHKEYPTVAIAYLTANTKSVDENLATLGFTPKTYSPYYKGITAETVKACHDKGMQIIPWTVNTKPEIEGLVKLGVDGIITDYPNLF; encoded by the coding sequence ATGATCAAGACGATTGGATTGGTAAGTCTGCTGCTTAGTTCTCAACTGGTGCTGGCACAAAACAAACTCGACCGGCAGGGCCACCGGGGCACGCGCGGACTCATGCCCGAGAACACAATCCAGGCCATGAAAAAAGCTATGGATATAGGTGTTGAAACCCTGGAATTGGACGTAATCATTTCGAAAGACAGGCAGGTTGTCGTCTCACACGACCCGTACATGTCGGCCGATATTACGACCAAACCCGACGGAACGCCCGTTACGGCTGATGAGCAAAAATCCATCAACCTCTACCAGCTTACATACGACCAAATCAAAAAATACGACGTAGGCAGTAAGAAGCATCCGCAGTTTCCTGAGCAGAAAAACTTCCGGGCTTACAAACCCCTACTGACGGAACTGATTGACTCGGTTGAAGCCTATGCGAAGGCAAAGAAGCTGCCCCAACCTCGTTACAACATCGAGATCAAAATGAGCCCGGCTACGGACAATGTCTACAATCCTGAGCCAGCCGAGTTCGTAAAGCTGGTTATGCCAATCTGCCAGCAGAAACTGGGCACGCGTTACAACATTCAGTCGTTCGACGCCCGCCCCCTGCAACTGATTCACAAGGAGTACCCAACGGTGGCCATTGCGTACCTGACGGCCAATACGAAGTCAGTCGACGAGAATCTGGCAACGTTAGGCTTCACGCCAAAGACGTACAGCCCCTACTACAAGGGCATAACGGCTGAAACGGTGAAAGCCTGCCATGACAAAGGCATGCAGATTATTCCCTGGACGGTAAACACCAAGCCGGAGATCGAGGGACTGGTAAAACTGGGCGTTGATGGTATCATTACCGACTACCCGAATCTTTTTTAG
- a CDS encoding TonB-dependent receptor has product MRNRLLSIVLLLFSILCLSDRLLAQTTQASISGVISEQNNAPLPGATIRVRNESTGFSTGTVTNVKGEYVFKEIPLGGPYTVTVTAVGLGEQRRTGYMVNQGDDIKINLTMQETGQDLEVVQVVASGLKNKTDILGAATAINAKTLVSLPVNGRNFTQLINLSPLTNNSGSLSGQLGSSTNYTIDGMNAKNPTSAGSTTSRSGAPYSISIEAVREFKVITNQYDVVYGRAGGGLVSAVTKAGTNKLTGSLFNYTRANWLSSKYDIRGNQRNVPFSTNQFGFSLGGPIIKDKLHYFVVWDHQEDSRPLIIADIQTPLDERRFNVTNATLNRFVDIARSKYGMANTQQFGTFPKRRGTDAGFARIDWQINANNLLTIRDNYTNDRNKLGLADNTSINAFESYGNDYNVDNSLLATLRTTFTPKITNELKLQHLFTYQKSSPGDQLPAANIPRNIVETVRSTIEGGTLSTNIQMGGHRFAQEGFTNNVLQLVDNFYLNTDKVQYTFGVDLMYTHAKSLYGSEVNGRFHYNESNSVVNGVVTVTPALDNFNNLQPYRFYREVPLVADPTVYSNILNAGLYGQMTTHLTPGLEMTAGLRFDYAVYPKAQFNQLVFDELKLRTDNQIKTFIPQPRIQFNWDVNSEHRDFVRFGAGVFASDINNYMLINNLTFDGKHFATVDVRGANVPAPNFAAYRQDYNSIPTLAQFQVPTINMTGPNAKIPTLYKANVSYSRYLTDKLKVGISGYMSLGRNNYMYVDRNMVADPFFRLSNEANRGVYVPAASVTSSGVTDWQLGRLSNKLGRVLELNSEGRVNQFAAVVDATWQYFRDGEITASFTWNDTRDNVTYNGNVANTATLVLPVKDDPRNLSNITYSDNHFRNKVVFYGTLPSFFGITLGVRYTGIGGTRYSLLSGANTNGDFVATNDLAFVFDRNSAEVPTNVRTGLQTLLDNPDASQSLKNYINAYSGQIAQRNGGINGFYGVLDIRALKRFRIYKTHAIELSADIFNFANLLNRNRGTNLSLGTQTLYALGVPASGGNAAIPGFSQSTQRYNYRVNNSGAVTPSGDPFQIQLGARYSF; this is encoded by the coding sequence ATGAGAAACAGGCTACTCTCTATTGTTTTATTACTATTTTCTATTCTTTGTCTGTCCGATAGGCTGCTGGCCCAGACGACCCAGGCTTCCATCTCGGGCGTTATTTCTGAACAAAATAATGCTCCCCTGCCCGGTGCTACGATTCGGGTGCGTAACGAGTCAACGGGGTTCTCGACGGGAACCGTCACGAACGTAAAAGGCGAGTATGTTTTTAAGGAAATTCCACTGGGCGGCCCGTACACGGTTACCGTTACAGCCGTGGGCCTGGGTGAACAGCGCCGGACGGGTTACATGGTCAACCAGGGCGACGACATCAAAATCAACCTGACCATGCAGGAGACCGGCCAGGATCTGGAAGTGGTGCAGGTTGTCGCGTCGGGACTGAAAAACAAAACGGACATTCTGGGCGCAGCCACGGCCATCAACGCCAAAACGCTGGTATCGCTGCCCGTCAACGGACGTAATTTCACGCAACTCATCAACTTATCGCCCCTCACCAACAACAGCGGTAGCTTATCCGGACAACTTGGTTCGTCGACTAACTATACAATCGACGGGATGAACGCGAAGAACCCCACCTCGGCCGGTTCGACGACGAGCCGCAGCGGTGCACCATACTCCATTTCGATCGAGGCCGTTCGGGAATTTAAAGTAATCACCAACCAGTACGACGTTGTGTACGGCCGGGCCGGGGGTGGTCTGGTGAGTGCCGTAACCAAAGCCGGTACCAACAAACTAACGGGTAGCCTCTTCAACTACACCCGCGCCAACTGGCTGTCGAGTAAATACGACATTCGGGGTAACCAACGTAACGTACCGTTCTCAACCAATCAGTTTGGTTTCTCGCTGGGCGGCCCCATCATCAAAGACAAGCTGCACTATTTTGTGGTCTGGGACCACCAGGAGGATTCGCGCCCGCTGATCATCGCCGACATTCAGACGCCACTGGACGAGCGCCGGTTCAACGTAACGAACGCAACCCTGAACCGTTTTGTCGACATTGCCCGCAGCAAGTACGGCATGGCTAACACGCAGCAGTTTGGTACGTTCCCGAAACGACGGGGTACGGATGCTGGTTTCGCCCGTATCGACTGGCAGATCAACGCGAACAACCTGCTGACCATCCGCGACAACTATACCAACGACCGCAACAAGCTGGGACTGGCCGATAATACGTCGATCAACGCGTTTGAATCGTACGGTAACGATTACAACGTGGACAACAGCCTGCTGGCTACGCTCCGTACGACGTTTACGCCGAAGATCACCAACGAGCTGAAACTACAGCACCTCTTCACCTACCAGAAAAGCAGCCCCGGCGATCAGCTGCCGGCGGCCAACATCCCACGTAACATCGTGGAAACGGTGCGGTCAACTATCGAAGGAGGTACGCTGTCAACCAATATTCAGATGGGTGGCCACCGGTTCGCGCAAGAGGGATTTACGAACAATGTTCTGCAACTGGTCGACAATTTTTACCTCAACACCGACAAAGTACAGTATACGTTCGGAGTCGATCTGATGTATACCCACGCGAAATCTCTCTACGGCAGTGAAGTAAATGGACGATTCCATTACAACGAAAGCAACAGCGTTGTTAATGGCGTTGTAACGGTAACTCCTGCGCTTGATAATTTCAATAACCTGCAACCCTACCGCTTCTACCGTGAGGTACCGCTCGTGGCCGATCCGACGGTCTACAGTAATATCCTCAACGCGGGTCTGTACGGACAGATGACAACGCATCTGACCCCAGGGTTGGAAATGACCGCCGGTTTGCGTTTCGATTATGCTGTTTATCCGAAAGCGCAATTCAACCAGCTGGTATTCGACGAGCTGAAATTACGTACGGACAATCAGATCAAAACCTTTATTCCCCAGCCACGTATTCAGTTTAACTGGGACGTCAATAGCGAACACCGTGACTTCGTTCGGTTTGGGGCTGGCGTATTCGCATCAGACATCAACAACTACATGCTGATCAACAACCTGACCTTCGACGGCAAGCATTTTGCTACCGTTGACGTGCGGGGAGCCAATGTTCCGGCTCCTAATTTTGCGGCCTACCGGCAGGATTATAACAGCATTCCAACGCTGGCTCAATTCCAGGTACCAACCATCAACATGACCGGGCCTAACGCGAAAATCCCGACGCTGTACAAAGCCAACGTGTCGTACTCGCGCTACCTGACCGATAAATTGAAAGTAGGTATCTCGGGCTACATGTCGTTAGGCCGGAACAACTATATGTACGTCGACCGAAACATGGTGGCCGATCCGTTCTTCCGTCTATCCAACGAAGCCAACCGGGGCGTGTACGTACCGGCGGCAAGCGTTACGTCGAGCGGGGTAACAGACTGGCAGTTGGGCCGTCTTAGCAACAAGCTGGGTCGGGTACTGGAGCTGAACAGCGAAGGCCGCGTCAATCAATTTGCCGCCGTCGTTGATGCTACCTGGCAGTACTTCCGCGATGGCGAAATCACGGCGAGCTTCACCTGGAACGACACCCGCGACAACGTAACCTACAACGGGAACGTAGCCAACACCGCAACCCTGGTCCTGCCCGTTAAAGATGATCCACGCAACCTGAGCAACATCACGTACTCGGATAATCACTTCCGCAACAAGGTTGTGTTCTACGGTACGCTGCCCTCATTCTTTGGCATCACGCTCGGCGTTCGGTACACGGGTATCGGCGGTACCCGCTACTCGCTGTTGTCGGGCGCCAACACCAACGGCGACTTCGTGGCGACAAACGATCTGGCCTTTGTTTTCGATCGGAACAGCGCAGAAGTGCCTACCAACGTCCGGACAGGTCTGCAAACACTGCTCGACAACCCAGACGCCAGCCAGAGCCTGAAAAACTACATCAACGCCTATTCGGGTCAGATTGCTCAGCGTAACGGCGGTATCAACGGCTTCTACGGCGTACTTGACATCCGGGCGCTGAAGCGGTTCCGCATCTACAAAACCCACGCGATTGAGCTGTCGGCCGATATTTTCAATTTCGCCAACCTGCTGAACCGGAACCGGGGTACGAATTTGTCACTAGGCACACAAACCCTATATGCACTTGGCGTTCCAGCCAGCGGTGGTAACGCAGCAATTCCAGGTTTCTCACAGTCGACGCAACGGTATAATTATCGAGTTAATAACTCAGGTGCGGTAACCCCTTCGGGCGATCCGTTCCAGATTCAGTTGGGCGCGCGCTATAGCTTCTAA
- the fbp gene encoding class 1 fructose-bisphosphatase — protein MASYSEETVAVPVGTTLDRFIKRRQQASPAATGELSQLLRDIALAAKIVQREVSRAGLLAITGGFGTENQHGEAQQKLDMIAHVRFLRALRNGGEVAAIVSEEEDSIVHTGNQQGKYVVAIDPLDGSSNIDVNVSIGTIFSIYRRQSPIGGPVVESDFLQGGHQQVAAGYVLYGTSTMLVYTTGQGVNGFTYDGSLGEFFLSHANLTTPVDGRIYSCNEGNLADFPTGIQHYISQCRENRFTARYIGALIADVHRNLLKGGVYLYPATRQAPNGKLRLLYECFPMAFLVEQAGGSATDGRQRLLDIPIEKLHQRSPLIIGSTSLVNAVSQLY, from the coding sequence ATGGCTAGTTATTCGGAAGAAACCGTTGCCGTCCCAGTCGGTACAACCCTGGATCGGTTCATCAAACGACGACAGCAGGCCTCCCCGGCGGCTACTGGTGAACTCTCACAGTTACTGCGCGATATTGCGCTGGCGGCCAAGATTGTCCAGCGGGAAGTCAGCCGGGCGGGGCTACTGGCCATCACCGGAGGTTTCGGCACCGAAAATCAGCACGGCGAAGCGCAGCAGAAACTGGACATGATTGCTCATGTCCGGTTTCTGCGCGCCCTGCGCAACGGGGGTGAGGTGGCCGCTATCGTGTCGGAGGAAGAAGACAGTATTGTTCACACGGGCAACCAACAGGGAAAATACGTCGTAGCCATCGACCCGCTCGACGGCTCGTCTAATATCGACGTCAACGTATCGATCGGTACCATCTTCTCGATCTACCGGCGGCAGTCGCCGATAGGGGGTCCGGTCGTGGAAAGCGATTTTCTGCAGGGGGGCCACCAGCAGGTTGCCGCCGGTTACGTCCTCTATGGCACCTCGACCATGCTGGTTTACACGACGGGCCAGGGGGTCAACGGCTTTACGTACGACGGATCGTTGGGTGAGTTTTTCCTATCGCACGCCAACCTGACCACGCCAGTCGACGGCCGGATTTACTCCTGCAACGAGGGTAACCTGGCTGATTTTCCGACGGGTATTCAACACTATATTTCTCAGTGTCGAGAAAACCGGTTTACGGCGCGCTACATCGGCGCCCTGATTGCCGACGTACACCGGAATCTGCTTAAAGGGGGAGTCTACCTCTACCCCGCTACCCGGCAGGCGCCCAATGGCAAGCTGCGACTCCTGTACGAATGCTTCCCGATGGCTTTCCTGGTTGAACAGGCCGGAGGCAGCGCTACCGACGGCCGCCAACGCCTGCTCGACATTCCCATCGAGAAACTGCACCAGCGTTCGCCATTAATTATCGGCTCGACCAGCTTAGTCAACGCCGTTAGCCAACTTTACTGA